Proteins found in one Miscanthus floridulus cultivar M001 chromosome 4, ASM1932011v1, whole genome shotgun sequence genomic segment:
- the LOC136550412 gene encoding DNA-directed RNA polymerase 2B, chloroplastic/mitochondrial-like isoform X3, with protein MWRRLPTRRLASALLSSSPLQRAAATHAPPLERHLPTTASGLVPPSRLPPWHHEPRWFASSSAAEAVSSEDAEELHHAIEEIVRAQPSQNLPQPQSAAEERQAPGQKHRGRHRRSGRGRHVEVMAAEHGMTYHRYTSLRRRQIRVETEAWEQAAKEYRELLADMCEQKLAPNLPYIKSLFLGWFEPLRDQIAAEQELVADPGSRASHGPFFNMLPADMMAVITMHKLMGLLMTGSGDGSVRVIQAACQIGEAIEHEVRINRFLEKTRKKSNKEMEKEEEAAGDTDIAKEQQRLRKKVTDLMKKQKLRQVRKIVKNQDNSRPWGQDAQAKVGSRLIELFMETAHIQPPASQSSDGLPDIRPAFRHEMRTMAKEQQKNSRRYGVIKCDPLVQQGLDRTAKHMVIPYMPMLIPPICWTGYDKGAHLFLPSYVMRTHGARQQREAVKRAPREQMQSVFEALNTLGSTKWRVNKRVLSIVDRIWSSGGRLADLVDRTDVPLPEKPDTEDETLLKNWKWHLKSVKKENSERHSQRCDVELKLAVARKMKDEEGFYYPHNVDFRGRAYPMHPYLNHLGSDLCRGILEFAEGRPLGKSGLRWLKIHLANLYAGGVDKLSYDGRMAFTENHLEEIFDSADRPLEGKRWWLGAEDPFQCLAVCMNLTEALRSSSPETTISHIPVHQDGSCNGLQHYAALGRDKLGAIAVNLVAGEKPADVYTGIATRVVEIMRMDAQKDPSIDPSIDPDVTRARLIVDQVDRKLVKQTVMTSVYGVTYVGAREQIKRRLKERGVIPDEAELFGASCYAAKVTLTALGEMFQAARGIMNWLGDCAK; from the exons ATGTGGCGCCGCCTCCCCACCCGCCGCCTCGCCTccgccctcctctcctcctccccacTCCAGCGCGCCGCCGCCACGCACGCTCCTCCTCTCGAGCGCCATCTCCCCACTACGGCCTCCGGTCTCGTTCCGCCGTCACGCTTGCCCCCGTGGCACCACGAGCCGCGGTGGttcgcctcctcctccgccgcggaGGCTGTGTCCTCGGAGGATGCCGAGGAGCTGCACCACGCGATAGAGGAGATCGTCCGGGCGCAGCCGAGTCAGAATCTGCCTCAACCTCAGTCGGCGGCAGAGGAGCGGCAGGCACCCGGGCAGAAGCACCGTGGCCGGCATAGGAGAAGTGGGCGCGGGCGGCATGTGGAAGTGATGGCGGCGGAGCACGGGATGACGTACCACAGGTACACCTCCCTTCGCCGGCGGCAGATCCGCGTCGAGACGGAGGCGTGGGAGCAGGCCGCCAAGGAGTACCGTGAGCTTCTCGCGGACATGTGCGAGCAGAAGCTCGCCCCCAATCTGCCCTACATCAAGTCGCTCTTTCTTGGTTGGTTCGAGCCGCTGCGGGACCAGATCGCCGCTGAGCAAGAGCTTGTGGCAGACCCCGGGTCCCGGGCCTCGCACGGCCCCTTTTTCAACATGCTCCCAGCGGACATGATGGCTGTCATCACCATGCACAAGCTCATGGGGTTGCTCATGACGGGCAGTGGGGACGGCAGTGTTCGAGTCATCCAGGCCGCGTGCCAGATTGGCGAGGCCATTGAGCACGAG GTTCGAATAAACAGATTTCTGGAGAAGACAAGGAAAAAAAGCAAcaaagaaatggaaaaggaagaagaagctgCTGGTGACACAGACATTGCCAAAGAACAACAGCGTCTAAGAAAGAAAGTCACTGACCTAATGAAAAAGCAAAAGTTACGGCAAGTAaggaagatagtgaagaatcaagaTAATTCCAGGCCATGGGGTCAAGATGCTCAAGCAAAA GTCGGTAGTCGTTTGATTGAGCTCTTTATGGAAACAGCACATATACAACCACCTGCAAGCCAGTCATCAGATGGTCTGCCTGACATCCGTCCTGCTTTCAGACACGAAATGAGAACAATGGCAAAAGAACAACA gAAGAATAGTCGCAGATATGGTGTGATCAAGTGTGATCCACTGGTCCAGCAAGGCTTGGATAGAACA GCAAAGCACATGGTCATTCCGTACATGCCTATGTTGATTCCCCCAATCTGTTGGACAGG ATATGACAAGGGAGCACACCTCTTTTTACCATCATATGTAATGCGTACCCATGGTGCTAGACAACAGAGGGAGGCTGTTAAAAGGGCTCCAAGGGAACAGATGCAATCTGTTTTTGAG GCCTTGAATACTCTTGGGAGCACGAAGTGGAGAGTTAACAAAAGAGTTCTTAGCATTGTTGACAGAATATGGTCAAGTGGTGGCCGACTTGCTGACTTGGTTGATCGTACTGAT GTTCCCTTACCGGAGAAGCCTGACACTGAAGATGAAACCTTGCTAAAGAACTGGAAGTGGCACTTGAAGTCAGTCAAGAAGGAGAACAGTGAAAGGCATTCTCAGAGATGTGATGTTGAACTCAAACTTGCT GTTGCTAGAAAAATGAAGGATGAAGAGGGATTTTACTATCCACACAACGTTGATTTTAGAGGTCGGGCTTATCCAATGCATCCTTACCTGAACCACTTGGGTTCAGATCTTTGTCGAGGGATTCTAGAGTTTGCTGAAGGTCGGCCACTTGGCAAGTCAGGCTTGCGTTGGCTGAAGATACACCTAGCAAATTTGTATGCTGGTGGTGTTGATAAGTTGTCATATGATGGCCGGATGGCATTTACTGAGAATCATTTGGAGGAAATATTTGATTCTGCTGATAGGCCTTTAGAAGGCAAACGATGGTGGCTTGGTGCTGAAGATCCATTCCAGTGCCTGGCAGTATGCATGAATCTCACTGAAGCTTTAAGAAGCTCATCTCCAGAAACAACAATCTCACATATTCCTGTGCACCAG GATGGCTCTTGTAATGGCCTGCAACACTATGCAGCACTTGGAAGGGATAAG TTGGGAGCCATTGCTGTCAACTTAGTCGCTGGAGAAAAGCCTGCAGATGTTTACACTGGAATAGCAACCAG GGTGGTCGAAATTATGAGGATGGATGCACAAAAAGATCCTTCTATAGATCCTTCTATAGATCCTGATGTAACTCGTGCTCGTCTGATAGTTGATCAG GTGGATAGAAAattggtgaagcaaactgtgaTGACATCTGTGTACGGTGTCACCTATGTCGGAGCACGTGAACAAATAAAAAGAAGACTAAAGGAGAGGGGGGTCATTCCTGATGAAGCGGAACTGTTTGGTGCATCATGCTATGCTGCTAAG GTTACTCTTACAGCACTTGGTGAGATGTTTCAAGCTGCCCGTGGTATCATGAACTGGCTTGGTGACTGTGCCAAG TGA
- the LOC136550412 gene encoding DNA-directed RNA polymerase 2B, chloroplastic/mitochondrial-like isoform X1 has product MWRRLPTRRLASALLSSSPLQRAAATHAPPLERHLPTTASGLVPPSRLPPWHHEPRWFASSSAAEAVSSEDAEELHHAIEEIVRAQPSQNLPQPQSAAEERQAPGQKHRGRHRRSGRGRHVEVMAAEHGMTYHRYTSLRRRQIRVETEAWEQAAKEYRELLADMCEQKLAPNLPYIKSLFLGWFEPLRDQIAAEQELVADPGSRASHGPFFNMLPADMMAVITMHKLMGLLMTGSGDGSVRVIQAACQIGEAIEHEVRINRFLEKTRKKSNKEMEKEEEAAGDTDIAKEQQRLRKKVTDLMKKQKLRQVRKIVKNQDNSRPWGQDAQAKVGSRLIELFMETAHIQPPASQSSDGLPDIRPAFRHEMRTMAKEQQKNSRRYGVIKCDPLVQQGLDRTAKHMVIPYMPMLIPPICWTGYDKGAHLFLPSYVMRTHGARQQREAVKRAPREQMQSVFEALNTLGSTKWRVNKRVLSIVDRIWSSGGRLADLVDRTDVPLPEKPDTEDETLLKNWKWHLKSVKKENSERHSQRCDVELKLAVARKMKDEEGFYYPHNVDFRGRAYPMHPYLNHLGSDLCRGILEFAEGRPLGKSGLRWLKIHLANLYAGGVDKLSYDGRMAFTENHLEEIFDSADRPLEGKRWWLGAEDPFQCLAVCMNLTEALRSSSPETTISHIPVHQDGSCNGLQHYAALGRDKLGAIAVNLVAGEKPADVYTGIATRVVEIMRMDAQKDPSIDPSIDPDVTRARLIVDQVDRKLVKQTVMTSVYGVTYVGAREQIKRRLKERGVIPDEAELFGASCYAAKVTLTALGEMFQAARGIMNWLGDCAKVIACENEPVRWTTPLGLPVVQPYRKLGKHLIKTSLQVLTLQRETDKVMVKRQRTAFPPNFVHSLDGSHMMMTAVACKRQGLNFAGVHDSYWTHACDVDTMNKILREKFVELYGTPILENLLESFEKSFPKLKFPPLPERGDFDMKEVLESPYFFN; this is encoded by the exons ATGTGGCGCCGCCTCCCCACCCGCCGCCTCGCCTccgccctcctctcctcctccccacTCCAGCGCGCCGCCGCCACGCACGCTCCTCCTCTCGAGCGCCATCTCCCCACTACGGCCTCCGGTCTCGTTCCGCCGTCACGCTTGCCCCCGTGGCACCACGAGCCGCGGTGGttcgcctcctcctccgccgcggaGGCTGTGTCCTCGGAGGATGCCGAGGAGCTGCACCACGCGATAGAGGAGATCGTCCGGGCGCAGCCGAGTCAGAATCTGCCTCAACCTCAGTCGGCGGCAGAGGAGCGGCAGGCACCCGGGCAGAAGCACCGTGGCCGGCATAGGAGAAGTGGGCGCGGGCGGCATGTGGAAGTGATGGCGGCGGAGCACGGGATGACGTACCACAGGTACACCTCCCTTCGCCGGCGGCAGATCCGCGTCGAGACGGAGGCGTGGGAGCAGGCCGCCAAGGAGTACCGTGAGCTTCTCGCGGACATGTGCGAGCAGAAGCTCGCCCCCAATCTGCCCTACATCAAGTCGCTCTTTCTTGGTTGGTTCGAGCCGCTGCGGGACCAGATCGCCGCTGAGCAAGAGCTTGTGGCAGACCCCGGGTCCCGGGCCTCGCACGGCCCCTTTTTCAACATGCTCCCAGCGGACATGATGGCTGTCATCACCATGCACAAGCTCATGGGGTTGCTCATGACGGGCAGTGGGGACGGCAGTGTTCGAGTCATCCAGGCCGCGTGCCAGATTGGCGAGGCCATTGAGCACGAG GTTCGAATAAACAGATTTCTGGAGAAGACAAGGAAAAAAAGCAAcaaagaaatggaaaaggaagaagaagctgCTGGTGACACAGACATTGCCAAAGAACAACAGCGTCTAAGAAAGAAAGTCACTGACCTAATGAAAAAGCAAAAGTTACGGCAAGTAaggaagatagtgaagaatcaagaTAATTCCAGGCCATGGGGTCAAGATGCTCAAGCAAAA GTCGGTAGTCGTTTGATTGAGCTCTTTATGGAAACAGCACATATACAACCACCTGCAAGCCAGTCATCAGATGGTCTGCCTGACATCCGTCCTGCTTTCAGACACGAAATGAGAACAATGGCAAAAGAACAACA gAAGAATAGTCGCAGATATGGTGTGATCAAGTGTGATCCACTGGTCCAGCAAGGCTTGGATAGAACA GCAAAGCACATGGTCATTCCGTACATGCCTATGTTGATTCCCCCAATCTGTTGGACAGG ATATGACAAGGGAGCACACCTCTTTTTACCATCATATGTAATGCGTACCCATGGTGCTAGACAACAGAGGGAGGCTGTTAAAAGGGCTCCAAGGGAACAGATGCAATCTGTTTTTGAG GCCTTGAATACTCTTGGGAGCACGAAGTGGAGAGTTAACAAAAGAGTTCTTAGCATTGTTGACAGAATATGGTCAAGTGGTGGCCGACTTGCTGACTTGGTTGATCGTACTGAT GTTCCCTTACCGGAGAAGCCTGACACTGAAGATGAAACCTTGCTAAAGAACTGGAAGTGGCACTTGAAGTCAGTCAAGAAGGAGAACAGTGAAAGGCATTCTCAGAGATGTGATGTTGAACTCAAACTTGCT GTTGCTAGAAAAATGAAGGATGAAGAGGGATTTTACTATCCACACAACGTTGATTTTAGAGGTCGGGCTTATCCAATGCATCCTTACCTGAACCACTTGGGTTCAGATCTTTGTCGAGGGATTCTAGAGTTTGCTGAAGGTCGGCCACTTGGCAAGTCAGGCTTGCGTTGGCTGAAGATACACCTAGCAAATTTGTATGCTGGTGGTGTTGATAAGTTGTCATATGATGGCCGGATGGCATTTACTGAGAATCATTTGGAGGAAATATTTGATTCTGCTGATAGGCCTTTAGAAGGCAAACGATGGTGGCTTGGTGCTGAAGATCCATTCCAGTGCCTGGCAGTATGCATGAATCTCACTGAAGCTTTAAGAAGCTCATCTCCAGAAACAACAATCTCACATATTCCTGTGCACCAG GATGGCTCTTGTAATGGCCTGCAACACTATGCAGCACTTGGAAGGGATAAG TTGGGAGCCATTGCTGTCAACTTAGTCGCTGGAGAAAAGCCTGCAGATGTTTACACTGGAATAGCAACCAG GGTGGTCGAAATTATGAGGATGGATGCACAAAAAGATCCTTCTATAGATCCTTCTATAGATCCTGATGTAACTCGTGCTCGTCTGATAGTTGATCAG GTGGATAGAAAattggtgaagcaaactgtgaTGACATCTGTGTACGGTGTCACCTATGTCGGAGCACGTGAACAAATAAAAAGAAGACTAAAGGAGAGGGGGGTCATTCCTGATGAAGCGGAACTGTTTGGTGCATCATGCTATGCTGCTAAG GTTACTCTTACAGCACTTGGTGAGATGTTTCAAGCTGCCCGTGGTATCATGAACTGGCTTGGTGACTGTGCCAAG GTAATTGCTTGTGAAAATGAACCAGTGAGATGGACGACTCCTCTTGGGCTCCCAGTTGTGCAACCATATCGCAAACTTGGGAAGCATCTT ATTAAAACGTCACTGCAGGTTTTGACCCTTCAGCGGGAGACTGATAAG GTTATGGTGAAGCGGCAGAGGACAGCTTTCCCTCCAAACTTTGTGCATTCTCTTGATGGCTCTCATATGATGATGACTGCTGTTGCTTGCAAAAGGCAAGGTCTGAATTTTGCAG GAGTTCATGATTCATATTGGACCCATGCATGTGATGTTGATACAATGAATAAAATACTTCGGGAGAAGTTTGTGGAACTCTATGGTACACCTATTTTGGAAAAT TTGTTGGAGAGTTTCGAGAAATCTTTCCCTAAATTAAAGTTCCCACCGTTGCCGGAGAGGGGAGACTTCGATATGAAGGAAGTCCTCGAGTCTCCGTATTTTTTCAACTAG
- the LOC136550410 gene encoding AP-4 complex subunit mu-like isoform X2: MVNVSPSLLLELLQRIARVTKDYLGVLNEDSLRKNFILVYELLDEVIDFGYPQTTSTEVLKSYIFNEPIMVDAGRLPPLGPAAMFMQGTKRMPGTAVTKSVVATEPGGKKREEIFVDIIERISVTFSSSGYILTSEIDGTIQMKSYLTGNPEIRLALNEDLSIGRTGSSYDYRSSSGGGTVILDDCNFHESVHLDSFDIDRTLTLIPPDGEFAVMNYRMTQEFKPPFRVTALIEEAGPSRAEVLLKIRADFSANATANTITVQMPVPSYTMRASFELEAGAVGQTTDFKEGSRRLEWNLKKIVGGSEHTLRAKLTFSQESHGNITKEAGPVNMNFTIPMYNASKLQVRYLQIAKKSKAYNPYRWVRYVTQANSYVARL, translated from the exons ATGGTTAATGTTTCCCCTTCCCTTCTCTTGGAACTTCTTCAAAGGATTGCACGTGTTACAAAAGATTATCTCGGCGTTCTTAATGAAGATTCACTGCGGAAGAATTTTATTTTGGTGTATGAATTGCTTGATGAAGTCATT GACTTTGGATACCCACAAACAACCTCTACTGAGGTTCTGAAGTCATACATATTCAATGAACCCATTATGGTTGATGCTGGAAGGCTGCCACCGCTTGGTCCTGCTGCTATGTTCATG CAAGGCACAAAGCGTATGCCTGGTACTGCTGTTACAAAATCTGTGGTTGCTACTGAGCCTGGGGGGAAGAAGAGGgaggaaatttttgttgatatCATTGAGAGAATAAGTGTGACATTCAGCTCGAGT GGCTATATACTTACATCTGAGATTGACGGAACAATTCAAATGAAAAGTTACCTTACCGGTAATCCAGAAATCCGTCTTGCTCTCAATGAGGATTTGAGCATTGGAAGAACTGGATCTTCATACG ATTACAGAAGTTCTTCTGGAGGAGGAACAGTCATTCTTGATGATTGCAACTTCCATGAGTCAGTACATCTGGACAGCTTTGACATTGACAGAACTTTGACTCTA ATACCACCTGATGGAGAATTTGCTGTAATGAACTACCGGATGACCCAAGAATTTAAGCCGCCGTTCCGTGTAACCGCTCTAATTGAAGAAGCTGGACCATCGAGG GCTGAAGTTCTACTGAAAATAAGGGCAGACTTCTCTGCAAATGCCACTGCTAACACAATCACAGTACAAATGCCAGTGCCATCATACACAATGAG AGCGAGTTTTGAGTTGGAAGCTGGAGCAGTTGGACAGACAACCGATTTCAAGGAAGGATCCAGGAGACTTGAGTGGAATCTCAAGAAG ATTGTTGGTGGTTCTGAGCACACGCTTCGTGCAAAGCTAACATTTTCCCAGGAGTCACATG GAAATATCACAAAGGAAGCTGGCCCAGTGAATATGAATTTCACTATACCGATGTACAATGCATCAAAGTTGCAG GTCAGGTATCTTCAGATAGCAAAGAAGTCAAAGGCATACAACCCTTACAGATGGGTGCGATATGTAACACAAGCTAACTCCTACGTAGCTCGTCTATGA
- the LOC136550410 gene encoding AP-4 complex subunit mu-like isoform X1: MISQFFVLSQRGDHIVFRDYRGEVPKGSAEIFFRKVKFWNDDEAEEAPPVFNVDGVNYIHVKVAGLFFVVTTMVNVSPSLLLELLQRIARVTKDYLGVLNEDSLRKNFILVYELLDEVIDFGYPQTTSTEVLKSYIFNEPIMVDAGRLPPLGPAAMFMQGTKRMPGTAVTKSVVATEPGGKKREEIFVDIIERISVTFSSSGYILTSEIDGTIQMKSYLTGNPEIRLALNEDLSIGRTGSSYDYRSSSGGGTVILDDCNFHESVHLDSFDIDRTLTLIPPDGEFAVMNYRMTQEFKPPFRVTALIEEAGPSRAEVLLKIRADFSANATANTITVQMPVPSYTMRASFELEAGAVGQTTDFKEGSRRLEWNLKKIVGGSEHTLRAKLTFSQESHGNITKEAGPVNMNFTIPMYNASKLQVRYLQIAKKSKAYNPYRWVRYVTQANSYVARL; encoded by the exons ATGATCTCGCAGTTCTTCGTGCTGTCGCAGCGCGGCGACCACATCGTCTTCCGCGACT ATCGCGGCGAGGTGCCCAAGGGCAGCGCGGAGATCTTCTTCCGGAAGGTGAAGTTCTGGAACGACGACGAGGCAGAGGAGGCGCCCCCAGTCTTC AATGTCGATGGGGTTAATTATATTCATGTCAAGGTCGCCGGACTATTTTTTGTGGTAACCACAATGGTTAATGTTTCCCCTTCCCTTCTCTTGGAACTTCTTCAAAGGATTGCACGTGTTACAAAAGATTATCTCGGCGTTCTTAATGAAGATTCACTGCGGAAGAATTTTATTTTGGTGTATGAATTGCTTGATGAAGTCATT GACTTTGGATACCCACAAACAACCTCTACTGAGGTTCTGAAGTCATACATATTCAATGAACCCATTATGGTTGATGCTGGAAGGCTGCCACCGCTTGGTCCTGCTGCTATGTTCATG CAAGGCACAAAGCGTATGCCTGGTACTGCTGTTACAAAATCTGTGGTTGCTACTGAGCCTGGGGGGAAGAAGAGGgaggaaatttttgttgatatCATTGAGAGAATAAGTGTGACATTCAGCTCGAGT GGCTATATACTTACATCTGAGATTGACGGAACAATTCAAATGAAAAGTTACCTTACCGGTAATCCAGAAATCCGTCTTGCTCTCAATGAGGATTTGAGCATTGGAAGAACTGGATCTTCATACG ATTACAGAAGTTCTTCTGGAGGAGGAACAGTCATTCTTGATGATTGCAACTTCCATGAGTCAGTACATCTGGACAGCTTTGACATTGACAGAACTTTGACTCTA ATACCACCTGATGGAGAATTTGCTGTAATGAACTACCGGATGACCCAAGAATTTAAGCCGCCGTTCCGTGTAACCGCTCTAATTGAAGAAGCTGGACCATCGAGG GCTGAAGTTCTACTGAAAATAAGGGCAGACTTCTCTGCAAATGCCACTGCTAACACAATCACAGTACAAATGCCAGTGCCATCATACACAATGAG AGCGAGTTTTGAGTTGGAAGCTGGAGCAGTTGGACAGACAACCGATTTCAAGGAAGGATCCAGGAGACTTGAGTGGAATCTCAAGAAG ATTGTTGGTGGTTCTGAGCACACGCTTCGTGCAAAGCTAACATTTTCCCAGGAGTCACATG GAAATATCACAAAGGAAGCTGGCCCAGTGAATATGAATTTCACTATACCGATGTACAATGCATCAAAGTTGCAG GTCAGGTATCTTCAGATAGCAAAGAAGTCAAAGGCATACAACCCTTACAGATGGGTGCGATATGTAACACAAGCTAACTCCTACGTAGCTCGTCTATGA
- the LOC136550412 gene encoding DNA-directed RNA polymerase 2B, chloroplastic/mitochondrial-like isoform X2, translating to MWRRLPTRRLASALLSSSPLQRAAATHAPPLERHLPTTASGLVPPSRLPPWHHEPRWFASSSAAEAVSSEDAEELHHAIEEIVRAQPSQNLPQPQSAAEERQAPGQKHRGRHRRSGRGRHVEVMAAEHGMTYHRYTSLRRRQIRVETEAWEQAAKEYRELLADMCEQKLAPNLPYIKSLFLGWFEPLRDQIAAEQELVADPGSRASHGPFFNMLPADMMAVITMHKLMGLLMTGSGDGSVRVIQAACQIGEAIEHEVRINRFLEKTRKKSNKEMEKEEEAAGDTDIAKEQQRLRKKVTDLMKKQKLRQVRKIVKNQDNSRPWGQDAQAKVGSRLIELFMETAHIQPPASQSSDGLPDIRPAFRHEMRTMAKEQQKNSRRYGVIKCDPLVQQGLDRTAKHMVIPYMPMLIPPICWTGYDKGAHLFLPSYVMRTHGARQQREAVKRAPREQMQSVFEALNTLGSTKWRVNKRVLSIVDRIWSSGGRLADLVDRTDVPLPEKPDTEDETLLKNWKWHLKSVKKENSERHSQRCDVELKLAVARKMKDEEGFYYPHNVDFRGRAYPMHPYLNHLGSDLCRGILEFAEGRPLGKSGLRWLKIHLANLYAGGVDKLSYDGRMAFTENHLEEIFDSADRPLEGKRWWLGAEDPFQCLAVCMNLTEALRSSSPETTISHIPVHQDGSCNGLQHYAALGRDKLGAIAVNLVAGEKPADVYTGIATRVVEIMRMDAQKDPSIDPSIDPDVTRARLIVDQVDRKLVKQTVMTSVYGVTYVGAREQIKRRLKERGVIPDEAELFGASCYAAKVTLTALGEMFQAARGIMNWLGDCAKNTPVK from the exons ATGTGGCGCCGCCTCCCCACCCGCCGCCTCGCCTccgccctcctctcctcctccccacTCCAGCGCGCCGCCGCCACGCACGCTCCTCCTCTCGAGCGCCATCTCCCCACTACGGCCTCCGGTCTCGTTCCGCCGTCACGCTTGCCCCCGTGGCACCACGAGCCGCGGTGGttcgcctcctcctccgccgcggaGGCTGTGTCCTCGGAGGATGCCGAGGAGCTGCACCACGCGATAGAGGAGATCGTCCGGGCGCAGCCGAGTCAGAATCTGCCTCAACCTCAGTCGGCGGCAGAGGAGCGGCAGGCACCCGGGCAGAAGCACCGTGGCCGGCATAGGAGAAGTGGGCGCGGGCGGCATGTGGAAGTGATGGCGGCGGAGCACGGGATGACGTACCACAGGTACACCTCCCTTCGCCGGCGGCAGATCCGCGTCGAGACGGAGGCGTGGGAGCAGGCCGCCAAGGAGTACCGTGAGCTTCTCGCGGACATGTGCGAGCAGAAGCTCGCCCCCAATCTGCCCTACATCAAGTCGCTCTTTCTTGGTTGGTTCGAGCCGCTGCGGGACCAGATCGCCGCTGAGCAAGAGCTTGTGGCAGACCCCGGGTCCCGGGCCTCGCACGGCCCCTTTTTCAACATGCTCCCAGCGGACATGATGGCTGTCATCACCATGCACAAGCTCATGGGGTTGCTCATGACGGGCAGTGGGGACGGCAGTGTTCGAGTCATCCAGGCCGCGTGCCAGATTGGCGAGGCCATTGAGCACGAG GTTCGAATAAACAGATTTCTGGAGAAGACAAGGAAAAAAAGCAAcaaagaaatggaaaaggaagaagaagctgCTGGTGACACAGACATTGCCAAAGAACAACAGCGTCTAAGAAAGAAAGTCACTGACCTAATGAAAAAGCAAAAGTTACGGCAAGTAaggaagatagtgaagaatcaagaTAATTCCAGGCCATGGGGTCAAGATGCTCAAGCAAAA GTCGGTAGTCGTTTGATTGAGCTCTTTATGGAAACAGCACATATACAACCACCTGCAAGCCAGTCATCAGATGGTCTGCCTGACATCCGTCCTGCTTTCAGACACGAAATGAGAACAATGGCAAAAGAACAACA gAAGAATAGTCGCAGATATGGTGTGATCAAGTGTGATCCACTGGTCCAGCAAGGCTTGGATAGAACA GCAAAGCACATGGTCATTCCGTACATGCCTATGTTGATTCCCCCAATCTGTTGGACAGG ATATGACAAGGGAGCACACCTCTTTTTACCATCATATGTAATGCGTACCCATGGTGCTAGACAACAGAGGGAGGCTGTTAAAAGGGCTCCAAGGGAACAGATGCAATCTGTTTTTGAG GCCTTGAATACTCTTGGGAGCACGAAGTGGAGAGTTAACAAAAGAGTTCTTAGCATTGTTGACAGAATATGGTCAAGTGGTGGCCGACTTGCTGACTTGGTTGATCGTACTGAT GTTCCCTTACCGGAGAAGCCTGACACTGAAGATGAAACCTTGCTAAAGAACTGGAAGTGGCACTTGAAGTCAGTCAAGAAGGAGAACAGTGAAAGGCATTCTCAGAGATGTGATGTTGAACTCAAACTTGCT GTTGCTAGAAAAATGAAGGATGAAGAGGGATTTTACTATCCACACAACGTTGATTTTAGAGGTCGGGCTTATCCAATGCATCCTTACCTGAACCACTTGGGTTCAGATCTTTGTCGAGGGATTCTAGAGTTTGCTGAAGGTCGGCCACTTGGCAAGTCAGGCTTGCGTTGGCTGAAGATACACCTAGCAAATTTGTATGCTGGTGGTGTTGATAAGTTGTCATATGATGGCCGGATGGCATTTACTGAGAATCATTTGGAGGAAATATTTGATTCTGCTGATAGGCCTTTAGAAGGCAAACGATGGTGGCTTGGTGCTGAAGATCCATTCCAGTGCCTGGCAGTATGCATGAATCTCACTGAAGCTTTAAGAAGCTCATCTCCAGAAACAACAATCTCACATATTCCTGTGCACCAG GATGGCTCTTGTAATGGCCTGCAACACTATGCAGCACTTGGAAGGGATAAG TTGGGAGCCATTGCTGTCAACTTAGTCGCTGGAGAAAAGCCTGCAGATGTTTACACTGGAATAGCAACCAG GGTGGTCGAAATTATGAGGATGGATGCACAAAAAGATCCTTCTATAGATCCTTCTATAGATCCTGATGTAACTCGTGCTCGTCTGATAGTTGATCAG GTGGATAGAAAattggtgaagcaaactgtgaTGACATCTGTGTACGGTGTCACCTATGTCGGAGCACGTGAACAAATAAAAAGAAGACTAAAGGAGAGGGGGGTCATTCCTGATGAAGCGGAACTGTTTGGTGCATCATGCTATGCTGCTAAG GTTACTCTTACAGCACTTGGTGAGATGTTTCAAGCTGCCCGTGGTATCATGAACTGGCTTGGTGACTGTGCCAAG AATACACCAGTGAAATGA